The Perca flavescens isolate YP-PL-M2 chromosome 8, PFLA_1.0, whole genome shotgun sequence DNA window TCTTCACACCAGTGTAGTTGcaatttggtaaaaaaaaatatatatatccacaTTGCTGTTTGGGAAGAACATTACAAACACAAATATGATTATAAAATGTGTTCAGCTTGCCAATGATCTGATGACATGTAAAACTATCAGATTAGTCGCTTGTTTGGGAAGAAAGCTGCAAATTACAAGTGGCTTCCCACAGTAAGTGAACCATTGCTGATTATGTCTTGAATCATGTCGCTCCTCAGCAGAAACATCAGAAGGAGTTTATGCTTCAATTCCTGTATGTCAGGGATCACAGCTGAGCAGCGAGGGGTACCAGGTCGTGTATGACTATGTGGCACAGGTCAGTTTCTATATGAGACACATTCAAATGTTCGAATTCTAGTTCATTTTAAGGGATATCTGTTGATTGAATGTTTCTATCCTTGTTAAGGGGGACGATGAGCTCTCTGTGTCAGTCGGGGACGTTGTGGTTGTCATAGATCAAGGTGAAGATGGCTGGTGGACGGTGAAAAGAAATGGCCTTACTGGATTGGTCCCAGGCTCTTACCTTGCCAAATAATGAGTTTACCTGACAGCCATAGTCATGTGATATTTTGTAAAGGCTTTGTCATTTCAAATTGACTCataattagattagattttattttacttgccTTGTTTTGCTACAAAACCTCATTCTGTTAGAATAATTTGAAAGACACTTTTATCAGATAATAATTCTACAGATAGAGGCTGTCACATAGGCTACAGTAGCATAAGACTGttgaataaattatttattgctATGGCACATTCATATTGCTTTGCCCTTACTGCTGGTATGTTGAGTCCTCCTCATACTCATGACAGCTGGGAGATTAAGTGATCTGTTGCACAAGACCACTGCACTAAGTTTATTAATATACGGttgtattgttttatatctGTGGTCCTAAATGTTGTGCAGAACGTTTGATTTCTGATGCTGGCCCGTTTATAAGTTTTATGTATGGTTAGTTTCTATTCTGAatactaaaaataataataattatatgtccatttatttatttattcaacatgacagaaaaatgtgttttgtgttttgtttttgacacATGGTGAACGTTGTTTTCAGCCACCGCTAATTAAGAAAACTATTTGGCATTATTACTTCCTTTTTTCTCACTATTCTTAATTTGGATTACAAAAGGACCAGACCAGAACAATCCAACAAAGTAGCTGTAATACAACTGGGTACTATTCTTGGGTCATGTTGCTAAGCAACCTGCTCTCTCTGATTCAGTGCCTACCCCCTAACCAAAGCTGGGTCTATTACCTACCATAAGTGTCCACAATGCGTGTTTGGTGGTCACAAGATGTTCCAGAAGCAGATACAACTACATCTAGCGATTATAGTAAGAGCTATTTAATATGCATACATGTGTTATGAGTCAATGGGAACCTATAACCAAGTTTGAAAACATAAAGCTACAAAGCAAAAAATATTAAACCTGGACCTGTTACAACCCTCCCTCATGGGAACACCTGAACTTTGACCACTCTTTTTTTGGACAAAGTTGACTCGTTCTTCCAATGAAAGCAGCCAGTGAATATGAGCTTTGTTTggactaaaaaaacaacacacttgATGTGAAATTTCAgagaaattaaaacaataaaccaGAAAATACACTCACATAAACCTTTCCCACATTTAATTTACATTCTTCAGTCTAGCTGTTGCTGCATTTTAACTACCATCGTAGACTgttgagacaaaaacaaacacagctatAGGACAAAGTCTATCTTGACTTAAGAATGCATTACTACTTGACAAATCCCACATACTAAACAGGATTAAAAAGTCTGATTCTTAAAAGAAAGACCAAGTAAGCAAAAGCCAGTTAAGTTACACAGTTTACAAGCAAGAACTTGCCATTGGATTGGGTTGTGGTGTCCACTATTTCTTGACGGAATGCTGCAGGTGAAAGGTGACTTAACTAAAACGGAGCTGTAATAGTAGAAGAAgaatagtagtagcagtagcagtagtagtagtagtagaagaggataatattatacagtctttCAGTGAAGTACAGGATAgatgtaaatataaaatattcaaaGCCATACACATAGTGCAAACTAACATGAAAAAAATACCCTGTCTGCATTTCACTCCATACACAAATCGAGGTTTTATGCCCTCGTGCCTATAGCCTATTTGGtctatagcttttttttttttttttttttttttttttggaaaaacagaTACAATATATAACTTTAGTGTGGTTGGTGTTTTAAGGTTAGTGTGGTAATAGATAATTGTCATGCTCTCACCGACGCCACATTAATTGTGAAAGTGTGTTTTGGTGAGAAATGTGTTCTCCTTTATGCATAGGTGCCCCCTGTAATAAGAAGCTCATAGGCAGGATCTCTGCTTCTGCGGCACAGCacgacacatgcacacaacatCCCCAGCAtctagaaaaaaaagagagagatgccTTAGTGGTTTTgggtttacttttttttttttaatagttgttAGTCAGTTACAACCCTTCAGAAATGATTGGGCCTCATCGTAGTTGTGTAACTCACGCTACTTTGTTTGGACTTCagaattatagtaacaatagtGAGACTAAAAACAAATagaccaaaataaataaaggaatagttcaaacATTTTGGGATAAGTTCCTTGCTGGGAGTTTGATgaaaagatcaataccactctcgtgtctgtatggtaaatatgtagctggagccaggagaacgttagcttagcatagcacaAAAACTAGAgacagggaaaaaaaagctagcctggctctgtccatctaccagcacctctagTTATGGGGTGTTATATGTCGGACTATATTTTGGCCAGGTGCAGTGCTAAACTAAGTTAAGCTTtatgttaagctaagctaatcggctgctggctgtagccttaTATTTATCAgtcagacatgagagtggtatcaatcgtCTCAGGCATATAGAAAAATCGTGTAGGTGCTGtaatttttaaatcatttagcAAGAATCACTCTTTTATAAAACACTGAGGGTGATGCTGCAGACATGTATTTATCTGGTCATTTCACTACTTCACCACAGAGCCTGTTGCTCAACATCCTATagaattacagtaaataaaatgcGCCATAGGTCCTGTAAATAAGAGAATACAGATTCTACTGAAAACTGACGATGTTCTACAAAACGAGGTATCTTGATGAACGTTACATACCTGGATAGCAGCAAATGTCAGAGCAGTCCAGATGACATACATCATGATCTCCTTCAACTTCTTCACAACCAGAGCTTCAcaaccctacacacacacacacacacacacaaaattcaaACCTCAAACTGAGTCACTCTTCTTTAAAAATAAGAGGGGTTTGGTATGAAAACTTGACAGGTGGTTTTACTTCTTGGTAGAGATCTTCAGGATGAGTGAGGGACCCTGTGCAGCTGCTTCCAATGTTAGATATGCAACAGCTGATGGGTACGCTGTTGTTTTTGGACTCTTCATACCAGTGTGTATTCTGCCAGTCTGAGTAGTTGTGGATCCCACAACATTGAAgctgtgaaaataaaaacaatacaaactcaAGATTACTTTCAACTACTTGCTTAGTCTAGCACAAATGCGGGTGAAATGACAATCGGTAATCTGATTTACAGAGGAGACAGTATTTCTGTCCTCACCTGTCTCTGGATGTAGTCGATGGCACGGCTCTGGGCATTGCTGTTGGTGCCATTGTACTCATCATAAACTTTCTTGATAGAAATATTAACTTCATTTTCAACCTGCCAAACGTTAAGAAGGGTGAGACTAAACATTTGATGAACGGTACGCACCAACATGATTGCGAACACAAACAGATTGGATTAGGTCATCTATGGCAGACAGATTGTTCCTGCTCTTCTGGGTGAAGTTATTCGGAAGATCAGCTGAGTTACAAGATAAGCATCAA harbors:
- the tspan3a gene encoding tetraspanin-3; translation: MGQCGITSSKTVLVFLNLIFWAAAGILCYVGAYVFITYDDYDHFFEDVYTLIPAVTIIAVGALLFIIGLIGCCATVRESYCGLTTFVVILLLVFMTEVAVVVLGYVYRAKVENEVNISIKKVYDEYNGTNSNAQSRAIDYIQRQLQCCGIHNYSDWQNTHWYEESKNNSVPISCCISNIGSSCTGSLTHPEDLYQEGCEALVVKKLKEIMMYVIWTALTFAAIQMLGMLCACVVLCRRSRDPAYELLITGGTYA